A region of Geobacillus sp. 46C-IIa DNA encodes the following proteins:
- the hisH gene encoding imidazole glycerol phosphate synthase subunit HisH translates to MTMIGIIDYGMGNLYSVSKALERLGCPYIVSGDNEELAQARGLILPGVGSFRDAMHILNETGLAAFIRSAAEGGTPLLGICLGMQLLFDESEENGPTEGLGLLRGRVVRFPGVTEAGEPYKVPHMGWNQLRFHRPSPLLDGVEEGHVYFVHSYYVVPGDEEVVLASSEYDVDVPAVVGRGNVFGTQFHPEKSGAVGMRILSNYVGIVTGRENG, encoded by the coding sequence ATGACGATGATCGGGATCATCGACTATGGCATGGGCAACTTATACAGCGTCAGCAAAGCGCTCGAGCGGCTCGGCTGCCCGTATATCGTGAGCGGCGACAACGAGGAGCTGGCGCAGGCGCGCGGGCTCATTTTGCCCGGCGTCGGCTCGTTCCGCGATGCGATGCACATTTTAAATGAAACAGGTTTAGCTGCTTTTATCCGTTCAGCGGCTGAAGGCGGCACGCCGTTGCTCGGCATTTGTTTAGGGATGCAGCTGTTGTTTGACGAAAGCGAGGAAAACGGGCCGACCGAAGGGCTCGGGCTGCTTCGCGGCCGCGTCGTCCGCTTTCCGGGTGTGACGGAAGCCGGGGAGCCGTACAAAGTGCCGCACATGGGCTGGAATCAGCTTCGCTTCCATCGTCCGTCGCCGCTTCTTGACGGTGTCGAGGAAGGGCATGTGTATTTTGTCCACTCGTACTATGTCGTCCCGGGCGACGAAGAGGTCGTGCTCGCCAGCAGCGAATACGATGTCGACGTCCCAGCGGTCGTCGGGCGCGGCAACGTGTTTGGCACACAGTTTCATCCGGAAAAAAGCGGCGCGGTCGGCATGCGCATCTTGAGCAACTATGTCGGCATCGTCACAGGAAGGGAGAATGGCTGA
- the hisIE gene encoding bifunctional phosphoribosyl-AMP cyclohydrolase/phosphoribosyl-ATP diphosphatase HisIE, with amino-acid sequence MTTDIRFDDNGLVPAIVQDAQSKEVLMLAYMNKESLEKTLETGETWFYSRSRQALWHKGATSGNVQRVVDIRYDCDADTLLVLVEPAGPACHTGTYSCFSRSLDGAARTPAADRFAILHELEQIIAQRDAERPEGAYTTYLFEKGVDKILKKVGEEAAEVIIAAKNRSHEELKWEAADLLYHLLVLLREQKLPLDAVLATLAERHAQKTKAAERKG; translated from the coding sequence ATGACAACAGACATTCGCTTTGACGACAACGGGCTGGTGCCTGCGATCGTTCAAGATGCACAAAGCAAAGAAGTGCTCATGCTCGCCTATATGAACAAAGAGTCGCTCGAAAAAACGCTCGAGACGGGGGAAACGTGGTTTTACAGCCGCTCGCGCCAAGCGTTGTGGCATAAAGGGGCGACGTCGGGAAACGTGCAGCGGGTGGTCGACATCCGCTACGACTGCGACGCCGACACACTCCTCGTGTTGGTGGAGCCGGCGGGTCCGGCGTGCCATACGGGGACGTATTCCTGCTTTTCCCGCTCGCTTGACGGCGCAGCGCGCACGCCGGCGGCCGACCGGTTCGCGATTTTGCATGAGCTTGAACAAATCATCGCCCAGCGCGACGCCGAACGGCCGGAAGGAGCGTATACGACGTATTTGTTTGAAAAAGGCGTCGATAAAATTTTGAAAAAGGTCGGCGAAGAAGCGGCCGAAGTGATCATCGCGGCGAAAAACCGAAGCCATGAGGAGCTGAAATGGGAAGCGGCCGATTTGTTGTACCATTTGCTTGTGCTCTTGCGCGAGCAAAAGCTGCCGCTTGACGCGGTGCTGGCGACGCTTGCTGAGCGGCATGCGCAAAAAACAAAAGCAGCCGAACGGAAAGGATGA
- the hisA gene encoding 1-(5-phosphoribosyl)-5-[(5-phosphoribosylamino)methylideneamino]imidazole-4-carboxamide isomerase — protein sequence MASFTIYPAIDMRGGKCVRLLQGDYSKETVYGDSPVAMAEQFAAQGAEWIHMVDLDGAKEGRRVNDRFVIEAARRLPVNIQVGGGIRTEDDVAYYLERGVARVILGSAAIADPPFVKKMLQTYGRRIVIGIDARDGFVATEGWLATSNVKAEELGQMLAEAGAETFIFTDIATDGTLSGPNIAASVRLAEATGKEVIASGGVRSLDDLRALREYVGQGIGGAIVGKALYTNQFTLAEALKAVNER from the coding sequence ATGGCATCGTTTACGATTTATCCAGCGATCGATATGCGCGGCGGCAAATGCGTCCGCCTGCTGCAAGGCGATTACAGCAAAGAAACGGTGTACGGCGATTCACCGGTCGCGATGGCCGAACAATTTGCCGCCCAAGGGGCGGAGTGGATTCATATGGTGGACTTAGATGGGGCGAAAGAAGGGCGGCGCGTCAACGATCGGTTTGTGATTGAAGCGGCCCGCCGTCTTCCGGTGAACATCCAAGTCGGCGGCGGCATTCGCACCGAGGACGATGTCGCCTACTATTTGGAGCGCGGCGTCGCCCGCGTCATTTTAGGAAGCGCGGCGATTGCCGACCCGCCGTTTGTGAAAAAGATGCTACAAACATACGGCCGCCGCATCGTGATCGGCATTGACGCCCGCGATGGCTTTGTGGCGACAGAAGGCTGGCTTGCGACATCAAATGTAAAAGCGGAAGAGCTCGGCCAAATGCTTGCCGAGGCGGGGGCGGAGACGTTTATTTTCACCGATATTGCGACCGACGGCACGCTGTCGGGGCCAAACATCGCTGCTTCGGTCCGTTTGGCTGAGGCGACGGGAAAAGAAGTGATTGCCTCCGGCGGCGTGCGCTCGCTTGACGATTTGCGTGCGCTTCGCGAATACGTCGGTCAAGGCATCGGCGGGGCGATCGTCGGCAAGGCGCTGTACACAAATCAATTTACGCTCGCGGAAGCGTTAAAGGCGGTGAACGAGCGGTGA
- the hisB gene encoding imidazoleglycerol-phosphate dehydratase HisB, with translation MAREATIARTTKETSIQLAFSLDGEGKTELETGVPFLTHMLDLFAKHGQFDLLVDAKGDTHIDDHHTTEDIGICLGQAIKEALGDKKGIKRYGNAFVPMDDALAQVVIDLSNRPHLEFHGEFPASKVGTFDVELVHEFLWKLALEARMNLHVIVHYGRNTHHMIEAVFKALGRALDEATMVDPRVKGVPSTKGML, from the coding sequence ATGGCGAGAGAGGCGACGATCGCAAGAACGACGAAGGAGACAAGCATTCAGCTGGCGTTTTCGCTAGACGGTGAAGGGAAGACGGAGCTCGAGACCGGGGTGCCGTTTTTGACCCATATGCTTGATTTGTTTGCGAAACACGGCCAGTTTGACTTGCTTGTTGACGCGAAAGGCGATACGCATATTGACGATCACCATACGACCGAAGATATCGGCATTTGCCTCGGGCAGGCGATCAAAGAAGCGCTCGGCGACAAAAAAGGAATCAAGCGGTACGGCAACGCGTTTGTGCCGATGGATGATGCGCTGGCGCAAGTCGTGATCGACTTGAGCAACCGCCCGCATTTGGAATTTCACGGTGAATTTCCGGCGTCGAAAGTCGGCACGTTCGATGTCGAGTTGGTTCATGAGTTTTTATGGAAACTGGCGCTGGAGGCGCGGATGAACTTGCATGTCATCGTCCATTATGGGCGCAATACGCACCATATGATCGAAGCGGTGTTTAAAGCGCTCGGACGGGCGCTCGATGAAGCGACGATGGTCGACCCGCGCGTCAAAGGCGTTCCGTCGACGAAAGGCATGCTCTAA
- the hisF gene encoding imidazole glycerol phosphate synthase subunit HisF has translation MITKRIIPCLDVKDGRVVKGVQFVQLRDAGDPVELAKAYDEQGADELVFLDISASHEGRKTMVDVVERVAAQLAIPFTVGGGIHSLDDMKRMLRAGADKVSLNTAAVLHPSLVTEGADFFGSQCIVVAIDAKYDDTLQSWRVYTHGGRNATEWEVVAWAKEAVRLGAGEILLTSMDADGGKNGFDLELTRRVSEAVPVPVIASGGAGKAEHFLEAFEKGKADAALAASIFHYKETSVGQVKAYLKERGVNVR, from the coding sequence GTGATTACGAAACGCATCATCCCGTGCTTGGACGTAAAAGACGGCCGCGTTGTCAAAGGGGTGCAGTTTGTCCAGCTGCGCGATGCCGGCGACCCAGTCGAACTCGCGAAAGCGTACGATGAGCAAGGGGCGGACGAGCTCGTCTTTTTAGATATTTCCGCCTCGCACGAAGGGCGGAAAACGATGGTCGATGTCGTCGAGCGCGTCGCCGCCCAGCTCGCCATTCCGTTTACGGTCGGCGGGGGGATTCATTCGCTTGACGATATGAAACGCATGTTGCGCGCGGGCGCGGACAAAGTGTCGCTCAATACGGCGGCGGTGCTTCACCCGTCATTAGTGACCGAAGGGGCGGACTTTTTCGGCTCGCAATGCATCGTCGTCGCGATTGATGCGAAATACGATGACACGCTTCAGTCATGGCGCGTCTATACGCACGGCGGCCGCAACGCGACAGAATGGGAAGTCGTCGCCTGGGCGAAAGAAGCGGTGCGCCTTGGCGCCGGGGAGATTTTGCTGACGAGCATGGATGCCGACGGCGGGAAAAACGGTTTTGACCTCGAGTTGACGCGGCGGGTGAGCGAAGCGGTCCCGGTTCCGGTCATCGCCTCGGGCGGCGCCGGCAAGGCCGAGCATTTTCTGGAAGCGTTCGAAAAAGGAAAAGCAGACGCGGCGCTGGCGGCGTCGATTTTCCATTACAAAGAGACATCGGTCGGTCAAGTGAAGGCGTACTTAAAAGAGAGAGGGGTCAACGTGCGATGA